The Gossypium hirsutum isolate 1008001.06 chromosome D02, Gossypium_hirsutum_v2.1, whole genome shotgun sequence region TAAGTCGGGGGTTATTAGATGATGAGAGTGAGAGGAAGAGTACCAGCATCCTTGTAGCGTTCCTGATTGATAGCCTCATTTAATTTGCAGACCATATTAAATTCCTCTGTATCAAGACAATGCTGACCACTTGGCCTGAAACCATAAGTCAGAGCATTTGGCATTTTAGATTAAGAATCTCGTGCAAGTGTTAACATATCAAATTCAATCAAGAAAGCAAATAATATCTCCAAAAGAGGTTTCAAGACTAACCGGTCCAGTTCAGTGAATAATATCCCATTTGAAGCTGGAGACTGCATTGATAGTTTCCCTGATTCAATCACTCGCATCCCATCACTGTATGCCAAGTACTTGTTCACTTGTATAGATACCTGCAGAGTGTATCAATAGGTTTCCAATGTcatattttctgaaaattttccACATTCAAGTAGGAATTAATTTATCCCAGAAAGTATCAGAAAATTAGGTATATGAATTTTATGTTTAGAGCATATCTTAATTTAATCAACCTAGAAATGGAACACAAAAAATAGATATgtgaaaatttatgtttaaacCATATCTCGCTAAACAATCTAGTTTAGGTGACCAAGAAAACCAAAAAGAATGGTAGAACCAATATGAGGTCATTGCACAAGTGTAGTTAGCAACAAGCATGCTTCTCTATAAAGGATACAGCATTTCTGCCATCATATCGATCAACAATGAGAAGGTAACATATTTTGAGAGATCCTTGGACCTCAATCATTGAACTGGCATAGACATGCGAAAGAATCCAAAACCATATCTTCAGTATTCCTTCTGATCAACACAGAGCCTTTGAAATTATTAATCAGCATTATGGGTCTGTTTGATAGGGGGAAAACCATTTCCGGAATTGGTTTTCCCCATTTTCCGGTGTTTGATTGGAGGAAAATGATTTCctattgtaaaatattttacaaaacacGGGAAAAGGAGTTCTTGTTtgaggaaaatgtcttaccgttttgaattcggtaagacattttccggaaaatgaccCATTCTTCTCCCCTTTCCCCTTCTCCTTCCCTTTCCCCTTCTCCTTCCCTTTCCCGTTTCGAAGCCTACAATCGCCTCCAAGCCATGGCAGTGGCCTTCGGAGAGAAGTTGCTGATTCTCGAAAAGTGTAGCCCTCGGCAGTCAATCTGATGGAAAAAGCTCTCCTTGAAGCTTTGTTTGGATTCCATTTTGCTTTTGCCCAAAATCCATTCGATGCATCGTTTCGCCCCCGCTATGGGAGAAGCTTTAGAGGGATCCCGGTTCTGGTAATGCCCGAGGCGTCGCAGCCTCAGTCTCTTAAGCCCAAGATGGTATCCATCCTCGTCCACTTCGTCAGTTCGGAGCGGGGCAGATTCGACTCGGCAATCAAGATCCAGAAGGGAGCAAGTGAATGACATCGAGCGTAGTGTTTCCAAGACAGAGACTGTGGAATTGATTCGGAATGACCCAAAGCAGAGATTGAAAGTGAACGAGAATCTGATGAGCTTGCTTTTCAAATTGACCCAAAGCAGCGATTGAAAATAATGCGGAAGTAATTGACCAAAATCAAGGTATTATCGATTCTTCAGATAAAAGCAATCAAATTTTAGAGTGGGAAGCAACAGAGGATGCTGAATGTGTGGCTAATTTGAGTGAATCGGAAGGAAGTTTTACTGTTGCAGTCGGAGGGAATAAGGAGAAGATATTGGAAAGCAGTGGGAATGAGAGTCAAAGCAATTGGTTAAGAGATGAAGAAGGTGAAAATAGAAGAGGGCAGTCTGATAATTGCTCTCTTTTGTTCTCTGATAATAGAAGAGGGCAGTCTGAAAATAGAAGTGGGAATGAGAGTCAAAGCAATTGGTTAAGAGTCAAAGCAATTGCTCTCTTTTGTTCCAAAAAATCAAGAACGAATCATTGTATACACACCCTAGAATATCATGTCTTATATCCAACATCATCTTTTGGCATCACATATCCCATGTCTTGAATCCAAAATCATATCTTCAACCTCAAGTAAATTGGGCTTATTGGGATCCATTAGAGTTTATAATTTCCCTTATTACTTTTATAAGTAatatatttaagaaataatatttaacttttataatttcccttatattaatatattaaaaaataacttttccggaaaatattttcgggaaatctgtcaaacagcagaaaatattttacacagattcaatcaaacaccagaaaacattttccagtaagtcattttacagaaatgtaaaacattttccagaaatcattttacggaaaatattttactgccaatcaaacagaccctatgAATCATTTATACATGCTTAGCTGTTAGGAAATACTGTCTACCAAAGATTTTAAAGCATGAAGTCAAAACAATTTTAAAGCATGAAGTCAAAACAATcacttattaaataatttaatatgcttCAACAAGGATTATTAAAGCATCCACCTAAGACCTCCTCATAATATATGTAGTACTTGAAGAACCTGGTAGATGCAATTCTAAAACAGTTACATTCGAGATACTCTACTGCCACCATCAAATGCTCCAACAACCATTTGGTAACAAATTAATAAAACTAGAGAATTACACATAAAGGGTACCTTGCATCTCACGGCAATGTTGATGGCATCAGAAGGCCTGAGGTCAAAAATGACAGACTTTGACTCATCACCTACCTGTTAGGACATCCACATGGTCAGTCAAGACTAGTCTACAAGAATATCCCAGAGTAACAAGTCAGACAAATGCACTAAAAGTGGAAAGGAATGAATAGAAGTCCCATTTGAAGTAGATACATACCTTTGTGAGGTACAACTGAGCAAAATAGGCCTCATGCACTCTTTTAGTAACTCTAACAAGCTTTACCTGAGAACAACAAGATAGATATCTCAAATTCAGAACCCAGATCTCAAAGGATTAAAGACATGTTGAAAAACAAGATGGCATCCTCTGGTAATCATAGTGGCAATATGAAATAAGATATCAAGAGACAACTGGAAAAGAGAAGGAATCATACCGTGTAGCCCATCTTGTCAATCATGTCCTTCACAACTTGATACATGGTAGGTCTAGCCTGGAGTCAATGGCAAAAACATTATTGGCATTAGCATTTGATACAAAAGCACGCAATGAAGAAGTCGAAACTCCAAATTCAATATATAGAAAATGGccaaaaaaaacagaaaaagccCTGACTGAATGGGGGAGAGAAAACAATAACATACAATTTGGACATTGCGCACTGCTGCCATGAGCAACACACTTGGCATCTCCACTGCAATTAAAACCACAATTCAAGTTAAATATGAATCGAGAAAGTAACATATGGAGCCAAATGATTGGAATCATGTAAGATCACATACAAACAATGATTGGGAGAAGAAGACCCGTCCCATCTTCCATCTTCAGAACGATGGCAGGGTGTGGTGCATAATCCGGCAGATGCCCACCTTGAGGATTGTTATGGACGCATCTTAAATGCCTACCATCCCTCATTTTAATCATGAATCCATCAGCTCCACTCCTCACCTCAACTATATAAAACAATTATGAAACACAAAAGTTTATCGCCCATATATCCAACAATTATAGACTTTAAAGGCATCAACAATAAAAATAGTAGATGCTGAATTAGCATCCACATACCAGCTTCAAGCACACTGGAATTTACATAGTCTTCATCATTTTCGTTGAAATTCTCGGCCATGCTTCCATTCCCATCAGAAGATGAACTGAAACTACACTGCACCGTGGTCCTGCACTTACGTAATTTGAGTTGACGAAAAATAGCACGCGCCTTATTCTTTCCATCAGTTATCCCTCGATATCCCCATATATCACTTCTATACAATTTTGCCCTCGGGAAAGGCCCGTTCGCCGGTGGCATGTAAACCCCAAATTGTTTGCTCCGAACGGCTGGGCAAATCACCGGTCCTTGCAACGAAACCATCTTTCCTCTTTCACCACCTACCCCCAATAAAGACAAACAAGTGAACATCATAAATTGTAATATCCTCACGAGAAGATATTAAAAAGGAAATTTACAGTTCATTTTTTTGTTACGTTCCTTCAATTGAACTCCCAATTTAGaaactaaaagaaaaatcaattatttttataatattaaagaCGGTGGATGATCCTATAATCCAAAAACAAGTTGAAGTCATTAAAATTAAAGCATCAATTAAAGTAAAATCAATAGATTAAAAAATTACACCAGAAAAGGTTTCCGAAACAGGCACAACAACTATACAGATCAAGAATCAAAGATCTGTTTTGATAAGCGATCACAGCGAGTTTGTCGAGGATCACGAGAATCTTCGAATATATGGAGAATCTTCGAAATTTGAAGGGTTCTTTTCTCTTTTGAAGATCGAAATGAAGAGGGGAGGGGGGAGCAAAAAGAAGAAGCGAAAAAAGGAAATGAGGGAAGAGAAAAGAGCCTGGAGAGTAAAACAAATAACCGACAGGATGGGGATCAGATGCGAGAATGAGAGATGGCAAAACCCATAAGATAAGatattcttatttttcatttatttatttttgggtgaaTATATATTTTGCCCGTAGACTTGGATTATTTATTCTTAGTTGGTACTCATCTGAATTTATATTCCGTTACTACTTATGTATTAATACCATTAGTAACTAATGTTGAATTGACACTAATAGTCAATTAACCCATGgcacatataaataaaaatctttaaaattatataaattaataaatatatatataaaatcctTTTAGACAATCTCttgttatatataaaatatgtgtttttagtgattttacatattttaaattattctaattttttaagttattattattttttaaaaatatataaaatttgaatttataaatttataacaaaaattatatatgtatgcaattaaaaatatgtaaaaaggcctttgaaaatatataaaaactgtaatatataatttataaatatataaaaacgtatagtttataaatttatataaacacataaaattactaaaaagcacatgtgaatttttttatatttttatattaatttatattttttaaaattataaatatttaattatataataatataaataactttatagtttataaaaaataaatttactaaaagcACATCTAAAATGAATCTCGACAATTAGTTGTCTAGGTTCATTTTTTATGTGaaaaaatgcatatattttaaaaattattttttatttgtgtgTCACATAGCATGTTGAGAGATTGTCACCTGTCATTGTTGAATTGGAAATTAGTATCATATCAATACAAGCTAACGATATTATTATAGAGATATCAAATTATATGATGGAATACAAGTTTAGATACCACCTAGGTCGAAAAGAATAAGTACTAACTAGATACAAGTGAACAAGTTTAGGAGACCATATATATTAACCTTAAAACTTTTAATCAACAAATGAAACTCTTTTCTCAAATTACGCTTTTATCCCTGCTACCCAATTTCTTATCCACCGTTCACTATAGCACCAACATTAGATTTTGGGCTAGTTCTCCATTGTTGTTacagttaaaaaatattttcaaaagtgtTTTTAGAAAAAAGTGTGAGAGAAAAGTATGGTAAAAAAAATGTGTTTGTTAGTTTTTAGTACTCTctattattgttaaaaattgtggttaaaagttaaaatgttttttttagacaagatagtaaaaagtaaaaaaattagaaaagttatataatatttaaataatttaatataatgatacctgaaatataaattttaaatacctttttaagtaattaatataaattagggtaaactacaaaaatcgtcacttttgtttgcctcagattacattttactcacttatgtttgaaatgttacgttttagtcacttaagttatcgttttgttatgaagtggtcactctaccgttaagctccgCTACCTCCCTAACGACAATCCTACGTggtagtccaaatgggttttaaatgtcaacttggatgtcctacgtggcagtccaaattaaatttatttaatttcaaacctattttcatcccagCAACTGGACATCCTAGTTGACATTTAAAATCCATTTAGACTCCCACGTAGGActaccgttagggaggtaacgaagTTTAGCGGtaaagtgaccacttcgtaataaaataataacgtaagtgactaaaacgtaacgtttcaaatataagtgactaaaatgtaatccgagacaaacaaaagtgactatttttgtagtttactttataaattatttggaaaatcgatgatatatatatttaaaaaattaaatatcataataaataaaatttaaatattttttttggtaaatcatAAGTGTCCTAATCCGTTTTAAAGTCTAAGTATAGTCATGTTCAAGATGTAATGATATTCAAGTAAAGCTCCTTCATAGTAAATGCTATTTAAATAATTGACTataatgatacataaaatattaaataatttaatataatgatatacaaaatataaattaatctaactTTTTATATGCCTtctaaataattaacataaaataatgatattttgataattttcacttccaaacacaaaaccaaaagtacctaaatctcaaattttgcaTTTGGGTGGAAAAACACTTTTTGACCTTACTTTTGATTACAAAAGCCAAATGTTATTCATTGTTTCTATGATAGAAAAACACTTTTAACCTAAAAGTACTTTTCTACCTCAACGGAGAACACACCCTCTATAGTGACCCACTATGAATGAGATGAATTGTTTAAAAAAGATCAAATGGACAAGAGAAATTAATATTTGTTGTATTTGATCtagtttgatttttaaaattattgggcaaattatatttaactgtttttattttatcgcttaattataaaaagtttcaatttcattattaatattCTTGACATTTAATATTTTCGTCGCTCCATTAAATTGTAATAGAATACTAGTAAATTTAGTTTTCAATGTTTATACACTCTATTGaattagtattaattttaaaaaaataaaatatatttaaaatatatctttttaaatcaagaaatgcaataaaattattaaaaaattaaaaaaatataaatatttagaaaatataaaaccAAGAGGGATTCAAAAGGCAATATAGAGAGGTACAAAACACATCTTGCTACTAAAGGCTTTACACAGAAAGAAGACATCGATTATAAAGAGACTTTATCTCTGATTGCATCGAAAGAGTCTTTTAAGATTATAACGGATCTAGTAGTACATTTTAACCTTGAGCTACATCTGATGGATGTCAAGATTGTGTTTCTCAATGGTGGCATTGATAAGATGGTTTATATCGTGCAACCAGAAAACTTTGTATCTAGTGATACAAATTCAATGGTCTGCAAATTGAAGAAACCCATTTACGGTCTTAAGATGATTAATGAGCTAGTATGCATAAGTCCATGTAGGTACATGCTTATAATTGGTTAATCATGTAACATGTATATGCTCACCATGTTTTGAGGTGTTTTAGTAcgtgttttcaattttttaaacttGGTGTTCGAGTTCTATAAGTTCAAACTTTGGTATGAAGATGTTTGTAAGGTGATTTTTGGTTGAGGGACTAATCTaccataatttgatatgtcaaattaggctctctaATACACTCaggagcttattctcaagaaATTTAAgtgttttttctttatttttgtcgAGTTTTAACTTTCAccattaataaaacatttttagtTGAGTTTTTGTCCCTAATGAGACCCAAATTGGCAACACGGTGCCATGAGGAACCTAATGAGATGTTTGAGTTGGTGTAGACAATAATGGCTCGACTTCAAGGAAAACATCATCCAAAGTGAGTGTTGCGACACTAATGATATGGATGTGACGACATCGAACCCTTTCACCTTGAGGATgcaaaacttcaacacaaaatcAACATGGAGCCTATTGTCAAAAGAGTTGCAACACCGATGGTAAGATGTTGCGACACCATGCCAACATCGTGATACTGAGCCTCCGAAGTTATGATATATCTGAATgtgttaaaatgaagaaaattagAGCTAACACCAGTGATGTCGCGACACTAGGGGTAGGATGTCATGACACCAAAACCCCTCACAACCACGAGTGCGATACTATCTGGGGTGTCGCGACACTAGCCTGAGTGTCACTACACCACTGCCTAACAAGGAGAAAAATAGTTGCAAGGGTAAATTTTTGTCCAACATCAACCCAAGCCAAAATACAACTTTTAGGGGcatttttgtctaaaatttgGAATTGTATTCAGCTGTTAAAAGGCACTTTTGG contains the following coding sequences:
- the LOC107910198 gene encoding bifunctional nuclease 1, yielding MVSLQGPVICPAVRSKQFGVYMPPANGPFPRAKLYRSDIWGYRGITDGKNKARAIFRQLKLRKCRTTVQCSFSSSSDGNGSMAENFNENDEDYVNSSVLEAVEVRSGADGFMIKMRDGRHLRCVHNNPQGGHLPDYAPHPAIVLKMEDGTGLLLPIIVLEMPSVLLMAAVRNVQIARPTMYQVVKDMIDKMGYTVKLVRVTKRVHEAYFAQLYLTKVGDESKSVIFDLRPSDAINIAVRCKVSIQVNKYLAYSDGMRVIESGKLSMQSPASNGILFTELDRPSGQHCLDTEEFNMVCKLNEAINQERYKDAADLRDKLRKFRAQRKLRKYT